A region from the Bactrocera dorsalis isolate Fly_Bdor chromosome 1, ASM2337382v1, whole genome shotgun sequence genome encodes:
- the LOC105233535 gene encoding uncharacterized protein LOC105233535 yields the protein MASATGGRDALECDGNASAMAINMAETGKTNNYMVSSRKNRHDAHSNSEVPSKKLESAKFGHTSGRTAEGLRRQATKYPHGLNISIQTVTTNEHQHSTTSNGNNNNSSSNNNSSLHANSDLNANYGYSRASTLRSSWGGNNNDKRQTKSDLNDSIRRTSNGSGAAATPDNGHRKYRISMISSPENLAELQMRRYKYPLTGNYYLDTQDATSVKQPPPLPVLRTYLQRFGRWKYLRWPIIFLASTLLFFGIITYCIWLHDVSVARERYQRRRQEVSKEAQLADNEAQLINFVANTLDVWQRVDESIATTTSTSAISTTNSNVAITTDHNRQHLQESTILRAISTQARQPPPKQQQLTTFKYVVPSKGVVTGDKKQHSKVGADKDRDETLSETTTYASAEAALIPTNVLHYSGFNGHQNSFGVPIEEGHRILRLFNNGLSPNQPFTPTTKSLAKVSPTIPPLAKSKPTHAMSSGFRTTAQDNGCYSTTLPMCQGVLDYDLTYNSTTKLQLNDQQAFQQLVHSNCSTRALEFICVTLEPECRPSHIGILPPCRRICKAVLEACSIVIANWDALNELFDCNIYPDSNDPHKCEDPTRRRDYCYDNEFACYDRTCIPQQWQCDNIKDCAAGEDEESCLICDHQDEFRCHSNEKCVPESVRCDLKYDCFDGSDEEECDEYGSGDETAVTFDEAALNSFPRIFSYASFLSPNQTNEGLYTYITAATDDENGTKFQVHEITNRTSGISTEEVTNSVPGDGPKGFVNFRDSKEIMMTSDTENKFKYSSAATTSRLATTNRNNNSLISSGNKASFGATTPLQPAASLRIAITTEPANTSADDEDNDGSKRKKPANTCAAHQLRCVSGECITVNQLCDKKIDCPDGADELMCIYKEQRSSTTTTMRSSSTDGPASRSRSVRTQSTTAATTTIRTDKRSLTRTTIKRKVKT from the exons ATGGCTAGCGCGACCGGCGGCCGCGATGCCCTTGAATGTGATGGCAACGCTTCTGCAATGGCCATAAATATGGCCGAGACTGGCAAAACAAACAATTACATGGTCAGCAGCAGAAAAAATCGACACGATGCCCACAGCAACAGCGAGGTGCCGAGCAAAAAACTAGAATCAGCGAAATTTGGGCATACGAGTGGACGCACGGCTGAGGGTCTGCGTCGGCAAGCGACCAAATATCCACACGGTCTGAATATCAGCATACAAACAGTGACCACTAATGAACACCAACACAGCACCACTAgtaatggcaacaacaataacagcagcagcaataataatagcagTCTGCATGCCAACAGCGACCTGAATGCAAATTATGGCTACTCACGAGCTTCCACGCTGCGCAGCAGTTGGGgtggcaacaacaatgacaaacGGCAAACTAAGAGCGATTTGAATGACAGCATTAGACGCACCTCAAATGGCAGCGGTGCCGCGGCAACACCAGACAACGGTCACCGCAAATATCGCATTAGTATGATCAGTAGTCCGGAAAATCTGGCCGAATTGCAAATGCGCCGCTACAAGTATCCACTCACGGGCAACTACTATCTGGACACACAAGATGCGACGAGCGTGAAACAGCCACCCCCGCTGCCGGTGTTGCGCACATATCTACAGCGCTTCGGTCGCTGGAAATATCTACGTTGGCCCATTATATTTCTAGCGAGCACATTGCTATTCTTCGGTATTATCACCTATTGCATTTGGCTGCACGATGTGAGTGTGGCGCGGGAGCGTTATCAGCGGCGACGGCAGGAAGTCAGCAAGGAGGCGCAGTTAGCCGATAATGAAGCGCAGCTCATCAACTTTGTTGCAAACACGTTGGACGTGTGGCAACGTGTTGATGAAAGCATTGCAACCACAACAAGTACTTCGGCAATCAGCACCACCAATTCAAATGTTGCTATAACCACAGACCACAATCGGCAACACCTACAGGAATCGACGATTTTACGTGCAATTAGCACTCAAGCGCGTCAACCACCGCCCAAACAGCAGCAACTCACAACCTTCAAGTATGTGGTGCCTTCGAAAGGTGTTGTCACCGGCGACAAGAAGCAGCACAGCAAAGTGGGTGCTGATAAGGACAGAGATGAGACTCTGTCTGAAACCACGACATATGCCAGCGCCGAAGCGGCTCTAATACCCACTAATGTGCTGCATTACAGCGGTTTTAACGGGCATCAGAACAGCTTTGGTGTGCCCATCGAGGAGGGTCACCGCATTTTGAGGCTCTTTAATAAT ggtcttTCCCCAAATCAACCCTTTACCCCAACAACCAAGTCTTTGGCTAAAGTATCACCCACGATACCACCGCTTGCAAAGTCTAAGCCCACACACGCCATGTCATCAGGTTTTCGCACCACTGCACAAGATAACGGCTGTTACTCAACCACGCTGCCGATGTGTCAGGGTGTGCTGGACTATGATTTAACATACAATTCGACAACAAAATTACAGCTTAACGATCAGCAAGCTTTTCAACAACTAGTTCACTCGAACTGTTCAACACGTGCGCTCGAGTTCATTTGCGTCACACTAGAACCGGAATGTAGACCTTCACATATTGGTATATTGCCGCCTTGTCGGAGAATTTGCAAAG CCGTACTGGAAGCATGCTCCATTGTCATAGCCAACTGGGACGCGCTAAATGAACTGTTTGACTGCAACATCTATCCCGACTCCAACGATCCGCACAAATGTGAGGATCCCACGAGAAGACGCGACTACTGTTACGATAACGAGTTCGCCTGCTATGACCGCACCTGCATACCGCAGCAGTGGCAGTGTGATAACATCAAAGATTGCGCCGCTGGTGAGGACGAAGAGAGCTGTTTGATTTGCGATCATCAGGATGAGTTCCGCTGCCACTCTAATGAGAAGTGTGTGCCCGAGTCGGTGCGCTGTGATTTGAAATACGACTGCTTCGATGGTTCCGATGAGGAAGAGTGTGATGAGTATGGTTCCGGCGATGAAACAGCGGTCACTTTCGATGAAGCCGCCTTAAATTCATTTCCACGTATATTCTCATACGCTAGCTTCCTATCGCCCAATCAAACTAATGAAGGTTTATATACCTACATCACGGCGGCCACTGACGACGAGAACGGCACGAAGTTTCAAGTACACGAAATCACCAATCGCACCAGCGGCATATCGACAGAAGAGGTGACTAACAGTGTGCCCGGCGATGGACCCAAAGGTTTCG taAACTTCCGTGACAGCAAGGAAATCATGATGACCAGCGACACAGAGAATAAATTCAAGTACTCCTCGGCCGCCACCACCTCACGCCTCGCTACAACAAATCGCAACAATAATAGCTTGATCAGTAGCGGCAATAAAGCATCCTTCGGTGCCACCACACCCCTGCAACCCGCAGCATCCCTGCGCATCGCCATCACTACCGAACCGGCCAACACATCCGCTGATGACGAAGATAACGACGGCAGCAAGCGCAAAAAACCGGCAAATACTTGTGCGGCCCATCAATTGCGCTGTGTGAGTGGCGAGTGCATCACAGTCAATCAACTCTGCGACAAG AAAATTGACTGTCCAGATGGTGCTGATGAGCTGATGTGTATCTACAAGGAGCAGCGCAgctcgacaacaacaacaatgcgcagCAGCAGCACAGACGGTCCTGCGAGCCGCAGCCGAAGCGTGCGCACGCAATCGACGACGGCGGCGACGACGACAATACGTACGGATAAACGCTCATTGACACGTACGACAATAAAGAGAAAGGTGAAAACCTAa